The Nicotiana tomentosiformis chromosome 2, ASM39032v3, whole genome shotgun sequence genome includes the window CTAACCTAACTAACTTTGTCCTAAATTGTCAAGTGGCCTATTGTTAGGTTGTCACTTGGCTTAATGTGGAtattttttcctctccttttaataatatatagatagattTAGATTTTACATTTCTTAATAAGTAGTAGCTTATTGGAATAACCTTTACAATGTCATGATATCTTTATAAAATTAGCTTTACCGCCGCTACTGCTATTGTCATATTAATGTATGATCTCTGTTGTGCATTTACTTTTATATCTCAAATTGAACGGATGCAATAAAATAAGGACGTTTTTAGATCAAAAGTTTAAGGTCAAGACCCAAATAAACACAACTTCTAACATAGTATAATTGTAGACCTTTTAGCAAAGTACAAGGACAAATTTGAATTTGTTTTCCATAAAAGGAGAAAAAAACATTCCACTAAAGATTTATTCCATTTGCTCCAATCCCCAGAGCTTTCTTATTTCTAAGAATACATTTTGCATCAAATTAGCGGGGTACACGAAGCTAGATTTGCGAGACATACCCATTTCTCAcctctttctattttattttacagTGAAGAATTGCTTACTACGGAGTACAATGTCAAGACAGTCCAAGTCAAAGTCCTCACACATACAATATTTAGCAGATTCCACAAAATCATCCAGTTTGTGCGCGTCCGACTATTTTTTTAGGATACCTACTAACTCCCACTAGCACAAGTCTCATTTTCCAACATCCAtcgaaaaaaaataaatagaagaaaatgCAGCACCCTTTTCATGTCATCCCACATGGCAAAACAACTTATAAGTTTTAAAACAGAGGTTATGACCATTCCCTTACATACTCTTAATCAAGCCTAAACAGCACAACTGAATATGAACACAGTACCTTGTCCATGGGATCTAATAGCATGTCAATGAAAGGTATTACAAATTATTTTTTCAGACTCCATTCCTGGAGTAGATTGGAATGCACAAAAAGTTCAAAAGACCATACAGAGGTTGACTGCATTTTATAGGCCATAAAAAGTGAGTATCTCCAGAATGAGAAGTTCCAAAAAATGACAAACAATAGTAACTTATTTCCTGTTGAAAATGGCAAAAGGAGCTAGAGGTTTTTTCCAGACATATGAAGAAAATAGCTTTAGTATCTGTGTTCTAACTTCTCCTTTTCCTGGTAGTACTGCACATATCTGCATGCATAAAGAATGGAGGAAAGGATCAGACACTCAAGAATATCAACCAAGTCAAACTcaagaacccgacataattttttgagaaggatttttttttttgagaaggaaGAGCCAGATATATATTTAGTTTGATACCTTTTTTCTTTGTACAGATATATTTGTTAGAATACCAACCAACATATATGCATCTCTAGCACCTCAACTTGTCAAAAGAACTCATCGCAACTTTGTAACCGATGAGGTTGAAACAAATTTATGTAGCAAGTCGGAGAGAACAAGTTTACTTCATTATTAGCCAAAGGAACTAGAGAAGGGTAGGCGAGCTGCCTGATGTAGAAAGCGATGACAAAATAAAAATTGAGAATTTAACTCGAGAGTAACATCCTCATTTACGGAAATTTATTTATCACACTCGAAAGGAAAAAGTAGAAGATAAACATTCGATGACATTCTGTTTGATCGAATAATGAATGTGAAAAACAGGGAACTTTGAGTTTCACTTTATAAAGCATGGTATGACGAGAGTTGTAAACTTGGCTCATTTATGTTTGCACAGAATTGTGTTTTTACAAAAAACAGGAAAATATCTAATACATATATTGTCTTGGACTTTCTCTGAAACATTATGTCATTGGTGATCAAAGTAAATTTATCTATTAGtgtgaaaatgttcatccccttGTAAAATTTTATAAATGTTCTAATAAAACTGCTCATCTACTTTACTGAGTTAAGCTGGGCGTAATCTCGCTTTGAAACTCATTAAATTTAAGGCTTGGACCCTCTACATTAAACCTCTAGATATGTATTCCTCTGTGTCATCATATTATGCTCTAAGAACAGGCAACACAATACTGATTTCCCTCAGTACGAATAAAAGATTCTCGCAGGCAGAATGATATCAAACAACAGAAAACTCCAAACAAAAATTTATATCCAGTTATCTTCACTACAtcagaatataaaaaaaaaaactatctcCACCAATCAAGGTATATGTCCATTTCAATGCCTTTTCTAGCCCATACGTATATTTGAAAGAAACATGGATCTCAACTTCAGCAAATTAAATCCTTGTAGTAGAATCAGAGATGAGCCAGTTTGGAACTGCGTTCTGCAATTCGTAATATGTGAAGGGTACAACATTTTAATAGGTGAAAAAAAAAATCTACCAGTTTAACCACGGTTTGGTTTTGCTGTAAGGAGGAGTTTAGCGACCATCGTCTTATGCATATTCTCTCTACAAGCGGCATATCGGGTATTGCAACCCAACTAAAGCCCAAGTAAGAGTATGTTTCTGCTCTAATCTACACTCCTCAGTCGGAGTTACATTTTGTTATTCTCATTGTTTTTTAGCACATCTCAAACATATTGTAGGCACATACAGAGGTTGCGGTTCGAGTTATTCCAttattctaaataataaaataatatacagAAAGAAGTTTTTCCTGTCATGTTGGTTGCGGTTGCATAAAGAGttaatttttttcttcaaattataTATCTATACTAACTCCACGCTTGTTGTCACAAAGATATAGTGAATGCAGTCATACTCCACAATATATCGATCTAGAATCCTGGACCCACCTATGAGCAGCCTCGAGACTAGTTTGATTGGAATTAACCACTCCATTAGCTAGTCTAGAAAGCAACATCTAGGAAGACACCAAATCAATAAGAAACTTTAAGTTTTGATTTTACATGTAAAAAAAATACATATCTTGAAGTCTTTTTCCACACTTCATAAATAATTCATGTGGTCAAGAATCTGATCAGTGAGGTGTCGTAATCAGAGGTGAAGCAACATGTACATCCTCTCCATATCATACACAATCAATCAAACCATCAATAACAACATCAATCTACGCAGTCAGTTGGTACAGACTGTCAAAATCAGAGCCCAAGGAGAAGTCAATCAATCAACTAGACCTGAATCGTAAATTAGTTGGGATTGGTTATATAAATCTCCTATATCCATTAAACTCTATTCAGGCCAGAGTGCCAAAACAAAACAAATACATCCCAGCCTCAATACTAAATTAGTTAGGATCAGCTATATAAATCCCTATATCCATTCCTTTTATGACCGAGAAATCCGCGGTTTCAGCTTTGAACTCAATGGATAATGGCCCGCCCTACCTTTGCCAATTGAACCAAATCCATGGAGCCATAAACCACTTATATTCACCATTAAGTTCTATTTACGACAGATCCCCAAAACAAAACATTCAATTAACCACGCCCCAATACTAAATTAGTTAGGATCAGCTATAATAATCCCTTATATCCATTTTTTATGACCAACAAATCTGTTGTTTCAGCTCCGGAACTGCATAGGTAAAGGGGCCTCCCGACCATCGCCAATGTTGAGGAGCTATAAATCCTCTATATCCATTTCACTCTATTCAAGATAGACCCGAAACAAAACAATCAATCAACAATGTCTCAATACTACATTGGTTAGGGTCAGCTATATAAATCCCCTGTATCCATTTTTTATGACCGAGAAACCCACCGTTTCAGCTTCCAAATGAATAATAGGCCCTTGGAGCCATAAATCCCCTATATATCCATTTGGATTCAGGCCAAAGCTCGAGAAAAATACAATCAATTTATTACACCTCAATACTAAATTAGTTCGGTCAGTTATATAAATCCGCCATATCCATTTCGCTTATTCATCGACCCTAAATTAAATGTCAATTGAACCAAACCCTCGGAGCCATAAATTCCCTATATCATTTCTCTCAGTTCGAACCATAAACTCGAGAAAAAACAATCAATCAAATGTGGCTCAATCCTAAATTACTTATCTCCTATATAAATCCCATATATCCATTTCGCTCTATTCGGGTCCGAGCCCCCCCAAAAAAAGACAATAAATTATAAGAAATTAACCAAAGAAAACACAAACATGTACTTACGAGCACACCTCAATACGAAATTAGTTTGAGTCGGTTATAAAAATTCTCCATATCCGTTTCCCCTTATTCGAGTCGGAGGCATAAATTAAATGCCAATTGAATTTGAACCAAAGCCCTGAAGCCATCAAAACCCTTTATTTTGCTCTATTCAATTCATAACTCGAGAACAAATCAATCACCTGCACCTCTATACTAAATTAGTCCAAATCGGCTAAATAAATTCTCTATATCCATTTCGCTTTATTCAAGTCCGAGCCCAAATAAAAAACAAGTGAATCATGAATAAAATTATCTTAAAAAAAGCACAATCAATAAGTACTTACGAATACGCCCCAATGCTAACTTAGTTCAAATCAGTTATATAATCCTCTATATCCATTTAGCTCTATTGAAGTTCAAGCCCAAAACAAAAACAAGTAACTTCTAAAATATTAAGCAAACAAAACGCAATCAATAAGTATTTATGAGTACACCTCAATATTAAATTAGATCGAATTAGTTATACAACTCCTCTATATTCATTTTGCTCTGTTCAGCTCCGAGCCCAAAACAATAACAAGtgaattatatacaaattaaggCAAAAAACAAAAGTACTTATGAGAAAGTTCCTTAATACTAAATTAGCTTTATGAAAACAATCAATCAAATGTGACTCGATAATAAATTAGTCCAAATCGGTTAAATAGAAATTCTCTATATCCATTACGCTCTATTCAGGTCTGAGCCCAAAATGGAAGCAAGTGAATTTAATAAATTGAGCAAAAAAACACAATAAAAAATTGAGCAAAAAAACACAATCAAAATTGAGCAAAAAAAACACActaaacaaaataaataaggaCTTACGAGTAGGTTCCGACGAGGGGAGCGAGCAAGAGAGTGGCGCTGATCCAATTTTCGGAAACTTTGTGATGGATCTTACCAGGAAGATCCTTCCATAGACCTGGCATTACTTTCTGCTGAAATGGCGATAAAGCATAAACAACTGCCTTCAGCTTCACCGGTTGCTTCCCCATCGCGTGATTGCTCCGATCGTTCTTTGTTCGTTGAAAGGATTCTAGGGTTTGCGATTTGTGATTGAGAAGAAATGGGGGTTCATTTCTGGTATGAGTGAGTGCTTGGTGAACAAATAGTTGGGCTTCTGGGCTTAGAATAATGGGCCCTATATTTGTCAGTCAACAAAAAATGGGCCATCTGCACCAAGTTACACATTTGTACGGTCAACCAAAACTAAATTATACATGCTAGCCAAATATATACTATTAGTTATGTATAAAAATATGTTTTATTCAGAATCAAAATTCCTTCAATTTCGCAGAACTACTTAATTCGCTAAAACCGGTAAAAAAAAATACGTAAACATTGATTAAAATGGGTTATTAAAgtaaaatgagtttattttgagTTTGTAACTAGTATGGGCATCTAGTCTCATTAatattcatttatttttattaaaaagtTTTTTTTCGTATAGATACAAAATTAGGAAAAAATGCCATGGTTTGAGTTACAGCAAATGGACCTAGCGGACCAAgtgcaaaagaaaatatttgggcCAACCGTGGAAAGGTGTAGGTGATGGtgatttctcgtgggatgatatGTTTTTATTGTAAAAATGACACCAAGTAATCATTTAGAGGGCTGATATTTAGCAATTAGCCAATACAttctaaattttagttttttagttcaATTTTTCGGGATAATAGTGTCCTGAATTAtcctgaaattaagatttttagtttaaaatttcaggaaCAAATAAGTACTGCTAATCTCTAAATGACATCCCTGAAAATGACTATTTGTGCACTTGCCCcgtttttatttcctttttattttcgGCCCGATGCTTGATATATGTATTGGGGTCCGACTAAATTTGGATTCACGTCAAGAAGTCCGCAAATTTTCTTGCGGTGCCCAATTTTGCGCCACCGATTGAATCTGTAcccacttttttttaaaaaaaaaaagtgtaaCTGATACACAACTTTTTTGTAACTCAATATACATACATTTTTCTTATCTTCTTCGATGttgctttcttcttctttgtgtttaggtttttttcttcttcttcttcttagttgcaaaatgggtttgttaaatttattgttgttttaaCAATTTGATGATCAAGATTTGttatttatgatatttgaaagttatgtttCAAAGTTAAGCTTATCGGAGCAGATTTAGGTGTTAGATTGTTGAAATTCGAATAACTAGTTTATGTTTCAAAACTTCATATTAAAAATCTGATTTTGAATCTGAAGTTGTATTGAAAAATTGAACTActtaaaatttcagattttgaatctgaagttatttgaaGTTGTATTAAAAAATTAAACTATTTAACATTTGAATTTCTGAAGTTGCAATTGAAAGATAGAACAACTTCAGATTCGAAATGTGAAGTTGCTTTGAAGAGCTTGAACTActtaagatttgaattttgaaagtTGCAGTTGAAAGACACGAGAACTTTAGATTTAATTTTTCAACTTACATTGAAGAGATTGAACTAGTTCAGATTCAAGCGGATACACTTTATAAAGTTTTGTGCAATGCGAGTATAAATTCATTGGTAGCCCCCAAAAATGGGTACATATGCAAATGCCCTCCCAAGGAGTCCCACGTTAATGATAAAACACCCGCTAACAAAAATGATTTCATACCTAATCGAGGTATcgaattaataataaagaaatacTTATCACTCATAAATATTGTAGGATAATATGTATCATCTATACTAGTTTTTGGATACGTGCAACGAGTCCATGCAAGTAGTTCAAACAATTTTTTTCTTATCTAATTTCTGCAAAATAAAATGGTATAAACACACTATTAATTATTTTGGTTCGATTGGAAAAGCGAGCAATTTCAACTGGTAACATGTACGACTATCTTAATAATTTTGTTTAAAAAAGAAATTGTAAAGGTGTAGAATTGTCGCTGATTTTGTGATGCAGCTATCCAAGTAACATGCTAAAATGATTGTAACATAAAATTAAGCCTTAACAGATAATAAAAAATTCGATAcccatacaaaataataaaacgTTTATGTTAGGAAGAACTCATTTGCTATGTTGTCTATTCATAAACAAAGAACTTTGATATAAACAGATGAAATATATAAATGATTTTGTTAAAAGGAACTGAGTGTATCTATAATTAAAAAGTTATACATTAATTTTAATTAGTACAATTATCAGCAAAGGCTCCTAAATCACAATTCTTACACCGTCTTATTATAACATAACTCTAAGATCTTTATAACAAAAGGAAATATGATCTGTGGTATTCCCCTTTATATTAAATCACATTAAAGGATTTATTAGCGTCCTCCATATTAGCAGAAACAAAGGGGAACTTCTTAATAGCTAAAACCAAGCTGTAAACACATGTCTCACTCTCACATAATCAAATTTAAAAGAACCACATAAATTTTAACTCCAAAATATGAACTTTAAGCATGGTGTCTTATGTAATATAAACTAAAAGGATGACATCTAATGGATTAAAACATAATTCTGCTGATCGTAGAAAAAAAAACGCTGAGGTAAACGGAGGCACATTTTCAACATACTAAGTAGTGAACAAGATGCTAAACATGGAATTTGTTAAACAATAGTCTATAGGCGCATAACATCTTTGTAAACAAAGCTTCAGGTGTAGAGTCAAATAGAAAATAGCTTAAATTTCTAATCATTCATCGCAGCAAAAATGATTAATAACAGTGGAGAGTATTGCTTGGTAAAAATTAGCAAGAACCAAAGTATACAATTTCATGAATACTTTATAGGAAGTAATAAAGGAAAAAGAATTTACCTAGAAAATATGCATATTTCCTCTACTGTTTCTTCTAATGGTGATGGTTATGCATATTATTGTTTTATAATTCATTTATATAAGGTCATCAGATAATTGTCTttagcaaataaggtaattaatTAGCAATTAAATTTGATAATAATTAACTTTATTAATGTTTCAGCTGAATCACTATTGCGGATTGAGAAAGCATGGGAAACCAAAAGTTTACAAACACCACTTTGTAACTAACGTTAATGGTGGGAGTTGAAAATGCTAGGTGGTGATTAGAAATTCATTTCAGTTCCTACTTTTTGTATCCGTTATTTACCATTTAGTAGGATCCAAATTAATTAACCAACTTCATTATGCATTTATCCTTGCAGGAGTTGAAAACGCTCAGATGGTAATAAGAAATTCATTCCAATTATATTCTCACGTTTTGTAGCCATCTTTTACCATTTAATAGGATCCAAATTAATTAGCCAACTTCATTGTGCATGAATGAATAGACTACACAAAATGCTTGGCAGATAGATACATGAAACTTCATGCCACTTCTCATTAAATTTGATTATTTATCACTTATTGGAAGTTAAATTAACTATTTGGTACAAAAATATTATAGGAGTAATATATAGATGAGGGGTAAAAGTGTCGTTCAGTTTTTTATGGACATTTTAGTAAATTAACTTTACAACTCGGGGTCTTcccacttataatatagtatgatgtAGATTGTACATGAGGCAAAAAAAATGATCAAGTGTATCGTATTTTACCTTATTAACTGTGGAAAATTTCTGGTGGAAAAGATTTTTAGcttaatttaaatatt containing:
- the LOC104088008 gene encoding cytochrome b-c1 complex subunit 8-like — translated: MGKQPVKLKAVVYALSPFQQKVMPGLWKDLPGKIHHKVSENWISATLLLAPLVGTYSYVQYYQEKEKLEHRY